A portion of the Sulfurospirillum diekertiae genome contains these proteins:
- a CDS encoding aminotransferase class I/II-fold pyridoxal phosphate-dependent enzyme, with protein MYQNELQAITKANRYRSRKLYSDDLADFSSNDYLGFAQNSTLFERAVAQVFMYKNHAPKASILVNGYHPIHQEFEEFLIRHNGFEAALVCGSGFLANFSLIEALPRKRDLLILDEEYHASGMVASKTVDAEVLLFKHNDANHLESLINTHSHNRIIIAVEGIYSMSGDLLNPDIFEIADRYNALLIVDEAHSVGVVGEHLRGVFDLYNITPKANHIKMGTLGKALGSYGAYILCSEHISEFLQNRAKAIIYTTAPSVFDISLGYQGLLYISKNQASLKVEIAKRQAVVKAVLGVNVKGLICSYPLSEGADTLSIQQKLIEEGFLVGAIRPPTVPKPILRLIPRLGESVEKLETLCHLIQKGSF; from the coding sequence ATGTATCAAAACGAACTGCAAGCCATCACCAAAGCCAATCGCTACCGAAGTCGTAAGCTTTACAGTGATGATTTGGCTGATTTTAGCTCGAACGATTATCTGGGTTTTGCTCAAAATTCAACCTTGTTTGAGCGAGCAGTGGCACAAGTTTTTATGTACAAAAACCATGCCCCCAAAGCATCTATTTTAGTCAATGGGTATCATCCCATTCATCAAGAATTTGAAGAGTTTTTAATTCGCCATAACGGTTTTGAAGCTGCCCTTGTGTGCGGGAGTGGTTTTTTAGCCAATTTTTCGTTGATTGAGGCGTTACCGCGCAAGCGAGATTTGTTGATTTTAGATGAAGAGTATCACGCCAGCGGTATGGTTGCTTCTAAAACCGTCGATGCTGAGGTGTTGCTTTTCAAACACAACGATGCCAATCATCTTGAAAGCCTGATTAACACACATTCACATAACCGTATTATCATTGCTGTTGAGGGTATTTATTCGATGAGTGGGGATCTTTTAAATCCAGATATTTTTGAGATAGCGGATCGTTACAATGCGCTTTTGATTGTCGATGAAGCACACAGTGTAGGTGTTGTCGGCGAGCATCTTCGAGGCGTGTTTGATCTTTACAACATCACACCCAAAGCCAATCATATTAAAATGGGAACCCTTGGAAAAGCACTGGGCAGTTATGGTGCGTATATTTTATGCTCCGAACATATCAGTGAATTTTTACAAAATCGCGCGAAAGCAATCATCTATACTACGGCTCCTTCGGTGTTTGATATTTCTTTAGGCTACCAAGGGCTATTGTATATTTCAAAAAATCAAGCAAGCTTAAAAGTTGAAATAGCCAAACGTCAAGCTGTTGTGAAAGCGGTCTTGGGCGTGAATGTTAAAGGGTTGATCTGCTCATATCCATTGAGTGAAGGAGCGGATACGCTAAGTATTCAGCAAAAATTGATAGAAGAGGGTTTTTTAGTGGGCGCCATTCGTCCTCCCACAGTTCCAAAGCCTATTTTACGTCTGATCCCACGCCTTGGTGAGAGTGTCGAAAAGTTAGAAACTTTGTGCCACCTGATCCAAAAGGGGAGCTTTTGA
- the alaS gene encoding alanine--tRNA ligase — protein sequence MDVRAEFLKFFEQKGHKIVESSPLVPDDATLLFTNAGMVPFKSVFTGEVPRPNPPRATSCQTCIRAGGKHNDLDNVGYTARHHTFFEMLGNFSFGDYFKEDAIAHAWEFVTEVLKLPKEKLWVTVHESDDEAEAIWKKHIDASRIIRFGDKDNFWQMGDTGPCGPCSEIFIDQGEENFNTPEDYMGGDGDRFLEIWNLVFMQYERDKAGVLHPLPKPSIDTGMGLERVTAVKEGVLSNYDSTLFIPLTNKVAELCGKPYAYKTGASYRVIADHIRAVSFLVAQGTTFGRVGRGYVLRRILRRAVRHGYLLGLREPFMYKLLDTLCDLMGKQYPYIVTKKEVIAEQIKNEEESFFATIASGLELFEKELPNTKEMFSGEVAFKLYDTYGFPLDLTADMLREKGLSVNEAEFEALMAEQKARSKASWKGSGDKATQGEFKPLLEKFGLNTFVGYTQKEAKTKVLALLDENFKEVQSLEENGWVMFEKTPFYAMSGGQSGDEGIIEGYGKVLDTKKFFDLNLSLVELDMPLHVNDEVSISVDLSRLEIEKHHSATHLLHSALRKVLGEHVSQAGSLVEKDRLRFDFSHPKALSNEEIIKIEALVNSFIASGVAGQTKLMNVAEAKNSGAMALFGEKYGSEVRVVSFGDASVELCGGTHVSNTANIGSFFILKESGVSAGVRRIEAICGGAALAYAQNLRAEIEAIKESVKHKEPLIGINRLKEEIKTLKMEVESLNAHAGKSVESLHVNGIELIVDVLGAGDIKARIDDLKNEKESVAVLLLQVKDDKVMIAAGVKNASIKAGAWIKEIAPIVGGGGGGRDDFAQAGGRDASKIEEAKKAAIEYAKTVLQG from the coding sequence ATGGACGTACGAGCAGAGTTTTTAAAGTTTTTTGAACAAAAAGGTCACAAGATTGTTGAGAGTTCTCCTCTTGTACCTGATGATGCGACGCTTCTGTTTACCAATGCAGGCATGGTTCCTTTTAAAAGTGTTTTTACAGGCGAAGTTCCTCGTCCGAATCCTCCACGTGCGACAAGTTGCCAAACGTGCATCAGAGCGGGTGGTAAACACAATGACCTTGATAATGTCGGCTACACAGCACGCCATCATACTTTTTTTGAAATGCTTGGAAACTTCTCTTTTGGCGATTACTTCAAAGAAGATGCGATTGCTCACGCGTGGGAATTTGTGACCGAAGTGCTTAAACTCCCAAAAGAAAAATTGTGGGTGACCGTTCATGAGAGCGATGATGAAGCTGAAGCCATTTGGAAAAAACATATTGATGCCAGTCGTATTATACGTTTTGGTGACAAAGATAATTTCTGGCAAATGGGTGATACTGGACCATGCGGTCCATGCAGTGAAATCTTTATCGATCAAGGTGAAGAGAATTTTAATACGCCTGAAGACTACATGGGCGGTGATGGTGATCGCTTCTTAGAGATTTGGAATCTTGTGTTTATGCAATATGAGCGCGATAAAGCAGGCGTCCTTCATCCTCTTCCAAAACCTTCCATCGATACAGGTATGGGTTTAGAGCGTGTGACTGCAGTTAAAGAGGGCGTACTTAGCAACTATGACTCAACACTTTTTATTCCTCTCACCAACAAAGTGGCAGAACTGTGTGGCAAACCTTACGCGTATAAAACGGGTGCAAGTTACCGTGTCATTGCAGATCATATTCGTGCTGTTTCTTTTCTTGTAGCGCAAGGTACAACCTTTGGTCGTGTTGGTCGTGGGTATGTTCTTAGACGTATTTTGAGACGTGCCGTTCGACACGGTTACCTTTTAGGTCTTCGAGAACCATTTATGTACAAACTTTTAGATACTTTGTGTGACCTTATGGGCAAACAGTATCCGTACATTGTGACTAAAAAAGAGGTCATCGCTGAACAGATCAAAAACGAAGAAGAGAGCTTCTTTGCAACCATCGCTTCAGGACTAGAACTGTTTGAAAAAGAACTTCCTAACACCAAAGAGATGTTTAGTGGCGAAGTCGCGTTTAAACTCTACGATACGTATGGTTTCCCTCTTGATCTCACCGCAGACATGCTTCGTGAAAAAGGCTTAAGTGTCAACGAAGCCGAGTTTGAAGCTTTGATGGCGGAGCAAAAAGCACGTTCCAAAGCCTCATGGAAAGGTAGTGGCGACAAAGCAACTCAGGGTGAGTTTAAACCGCTTCTTGAAAAATTTGGTCTCAATACCTTTGTGGGGTACACTCAAAAAGAAGCCAAGACAAAAGTCTTAGCGCTTTTAGATGAGAACTTCAAAGAGGTTCAAAGCTTGGAAGAAAATGGCTGGGTGATGTTTGAGAAAACACCATTTTATGCGATGAGTGGTGGACAAAGTGGGGATGAGGGTATCATCGAAGGATACGGAAAAGTCCTTGATACCAAGAAATTTTTTGACCTGAACCTCTCTTTGGTAGAGCTCGATATGCCTTTACATGTAAACGATGAGGTGAGTATCAGTGTTGATCTCTCACGTTTAGAGATTGAAAAACATCACAGTGCGACACACTTACTTCACAGCGCGCTTCGTAAAGTCTTAGGTGAGCATGTAAGTCAAGCTGGAAGTTTGGTTGAAAAAGATCGTTTACGTTTTGACTTTTCGCATCCTAAAGCGTTGAGTAATGAAGAAATTATAAAAATTGAAGCCTTGGTTAACAGCTTCATTGCCAGTGGCGTTGCGGGGCAGACCAAACTGATGAATGTAGCCGAAGCTAAAAACAGTGGTGCAATGGCACTCTTTGGTGAGAAATACGGCTCAGAAGTTCGCGTGGTCAGTTTTGGCGATGCAAGCGTTGAGCTGTGTGGTGGAACGCATGTTAGTAATACCGCCAATATTGGAAGCTTTTTCATCTTAAAAGAGAGCGGTGTCAGTGCAGGTGTAAGGCGTATTGAAGCGATTTGTGGTGGTGCAGCTTTGGCTTATGCTCAAAACCTTAGGGCGGAGATTGAAGCGATTAAAGAGAGTGTCAAACACAAAGAACCACTCATTGGTATCAACCGTCTTAAAGAAGAGATCAAAACCTTGAAAATGGAAGTAGAATCTCTCAATGCGCACGCTGGAAAATCGGTAGAATCTTTACATGTAAATGGTATTGAACTTATCGTTGATGTTTTAGGTGCAGGGGATATTAAAGCGCGCATCGATGATCTTAAAAATGAAAAAGAATCCGTTGCCGTGCTTTTGTTGCAAGTCAAAGATGATAAAGTCATGATTGCAGCAGGTGTTAAAAATGCTTCCATTAAGGCAGGCGCTTGGATTAAAGAGATTGCGCCTATCGTTGGCGGTGGTGGTGGCGGTCGTGATGACTTTGCCCAAGCAGGTGGACGTGATGCTTCAAAAATAGAGGAAGCTAAAAAAGCAGCCATTGAGTATGCTAAAACGGTTCTTCAAGGCTAG
- a CDS encoding SDR family oxidoreductase: MKTVLITGASQGIGKAIAEKLCHHYRVLALDKEVPTHHFFEQFYACDLSNPQELQETIKQITKERDALYGLVNNAGIFIHKPLNEQNLQDWEKIIAVNLTAPYILSQAFAPFLEHGHIINIASTRAFMSEAGTEPYSASKGGIVALTHALSISLAGYVSVNSISPGWINTDESYVATVEEQAWHSSGRIGKPSDIAEVVSFLLEREDGFITGSDFVVDGGVSKKMVYP; encoded by the coding sequence ATGAAAACAGTTTTAATTACAGGAGCATCACAAGGAATTGGCAAAGCTATCGCTGAAAAACTTTGTCACCATTACCGTGTCTTAGCCCTCGACAAAGAGGTTCCGACCCATCATTTTTTTGAACAATTTTATGCGTGCGATCTTAGTAATCCTCAAGAGCTACAAGAGACAATAAAGCAGATTACAAAAGAGAGAGATGCGTTGTATGGGCTGGTGAATAATGCGGGTATTTTTATCCATAAACCCTTAAATGAACAGAATTTGCAGGACTGGGAGAAAATCATCGCGGTCAATCTTACGGCTCCATACATTTTATCGCAAGCCTTTGCGCCATTTTTGGAACATGGTCATATCATCAACATTGCATCCACAAGGGCATTTATGTCAGAAGCAGGTACGGAGCCTTATTCTGCATCCAAAGGTGGCATTGTCGCTTTAACCCATGCACTTTCGATCTCCCTTGCAGGTTATGTCAGTGTCAATTCCATCAGCCCTGGTTGGATCAATACCGACGAAAGCTATGTGGCAACCGTAGAAGAGCAGGCGTGGCATTCTAGTGGACGCATTGGCAAGCCAAGCGATATTGCTGAGGTGGTGAGTTTTTTGTTAGAGCGAGAAGATGGCTTTATCACGGGGAGTGATTTTGTGGTTGATGGCGGAGTCTCTAAAAAAATGGTGTATCCTTAG
- the hemH gene encoding ferrochelatase, whose translation MAQKALVLLNMGGPNNLDEVKLFLSNMFNDSNIITVKSSLLRRLIAFIITASRTKQAQANYAKLGGKSPLVGYTQQLVDKLQKVLPSLHVNFAMRYTPPFCNEVIAGLQEKGIEEVILLPLYPHYSTTTTKSSVEDFMKVAKTLGFTGKIRVIDRFYENKMYNLLLVKNIKEALGKNDPTQMELIFSAHSLPQKIIANGDPYQKEITLHVKLITELLREEKLHFKAIHLAYQSKLGPVKWLEPSMEEKLTSLENKNALIVPISFTIDNSETEFELCMEYAELAHTLEFDRYIVAKCPNDDEAFVECITHLIA comes from the coding sequence ATGGCACAAAAAGCGCTTGTACTTCTCAATATGGGAGGTCCTAATAACCTAGATGAAGTCAAACTCTTTTTATCCAATATGTTCAATGACAGTAATATCATAACGGTTAAAAGCTCACTTTTAAGACGTTTGATTGCTTTCATCATTACTGCATCACGCACAAAACAAGCACAAGCAAATTACGCAAAACTGGGTGGAAAATCGCCCTTAGTGGGATACACCCAGCAGCTTGTTGATAAACTGCAAAAAGTTCTCCCGTCTTTACATGTAAACTTTGCGATGCGCTATACCCCACCTTTTTGCAATGAAGTTATTGCTGGACTTCAGGAGAAAGGGATTGAAGAGGTCATTTTACTGCCACTGTATCCGCACTATTCAACAACTACCACCAAGTCTTCCGTTGAAGATTTTATGAAAGTTGCCAAAACATTAGGCTTCACGGGTAAAATACGCGTTATTGATCGTTTCTATGAAAATAAAATGTATAACCTGCTTTTGGTTAAAAACATTAAAGAGGCGCTTGGTAAAAATGACCCTACCCAAATGGAGCTTATCTTTTCTGCCCACTCGTTGCCTCAAAAAATTATCGCTAATGGGGATCCTTACCAAAAAGAGATCACTTTACATGTAAAGCTCATTACCGAACTTCTAAGAGAAGAAAAGCTTCATTTTAAAGCGATTCATCTCGCCTACCAATCCAAACTTGGTCCTGTAAAATGGCTTGAGCCTTCTATGGAAGAAAAGCTAACTTCGCTTGAGAATAAAAATGCGCTCATTGTACCGATTTCATTTACGATTGATAATTCTGAAACGGAGTTTGAACTCTGCATGGAGTATGCAGAACTAGCGCATACATTAGAGTTTGATCGTTATATCGTTGCTAAATGTCCAAATGATGATGAGGCTTTTGTGGAGTGTATTACACACCTTATTGCTTGA
- a CDS encoding Gfo/Idh/MocA family protein, with protein sequence MVKVALIGLGSMGQNHYRVLKSLPEFQLTALCDIQQTREYDEPFYTDIDEMLEKADFQAVVIVVPTFLHKSVALKYLAKGKDLFIEKPVASNCEEASEILKAAQKANAKVCVGYIERFNPVVSALINELEGKEIYSIGITRVGPFPPRIADVGILTDLSVHDIDLIRFITKHEIEKVSIYKSQKIHNHHEDNAILSFQLSGEIVASITTNWLTPFRKRTIEVATKEGYYEADLMAQDLTEYSEYQKNNSYVIRKVMLKKEEPLIREHKAFAHYIETGDRHGLSTIEDSMITLDISSRKA encoded by the coding sequence ATGGTTAAAGTAGCACTAATCGGTCTTGGCTCTATGGGTCAAAACCACTACAGGGTTTTAAAGAGTTTGCCAGAGTTTCAACTCACAGCATTGTGTGACATTCAACAAACCAGAGAGTACGATGAGCCATTCTATACAGACATTGACGAGATGTTAGAGAAAGCAGACTTTCAGGCAGTGGTTATCGTTGTTCCAACCTTTTTACACAAAAGTGTTGCGCTCAAATATTTAGCTAAGGGCAAAGATCTTTTTATCGAAAAGCCTGTCGCATCAAACTGTGAAGAAGCTTCTGAAATTCTCAAAGCTGCTCAAAAGGCGAATGCAAAAGTCTGTGTAGGCTATATCGAACGCTTCAACCCAGTCGTTTCAGCACTCATCAATGAACTGGAAGGCAAAGAGATTTACAGTATTGGTATTACTCGCGTGGGACCGTTTCCTCCACGTATTGCCGATGTTGGTATTTTAACTGACCTTTCGGTGCATGATATTGATCTTATTCGTTTCATTACCAAACATGAAATTGAAAAAGTTTCGATTTATAAATCGCAAAAAATCCACAATCACCATGAAGATAATGCTATTTTGTCATTTCAACTCAGTGGTGAAATTGTTGCGAGCATTACGACCAACTGGCTAACACCGTTTCGTAAACGTACCATTGAAGTAGCCACCAAAGAGGGTTATTATGAGGCTGATTTGATGGCGCAAGATTTGACAGAATATTCAGAATATCAAAAAAATAACTCTTATGTGATCCGTAAAGTCATGCTTAAAAAAGAAGAGCCTCTAATTCGTGAACATAAAGCCTTTGCACACTACATTGAAACGGGTGATCGTCATGGTTTGAGTACCATTGAAGACAGTATGATTACCCTCGATATCTCTTCACGAAAGGCATAA
- the maf gene encoding septum formation inhibitor Maf, whose product MQTIVLGSSSITRAELLNKFEVPFIQRDAGFDEESLRISDPAHFVYHATKGKMQSYLEKYDLEMPVLCADTVVTANGQILRKAKDRADAKRILEAQSGNTVSILSCMIYKSKTIELIDLSTTDYLFLPFDTKALHDYLQSDEWQGKAGACMVEGFCKSYIKEVVGLESTAMGLSVEKLLPFLTF is encoded by the coding sequence ATGCAAACGATCGTTTTAGGTTCCTCATCCATCACGAGGGCGGAACTGCTGAATAAATTTGAAGTTCCGTTCATCCAAAGGGATGCAGGGTTTGATGAAGAGAGCCTTCGCATCAGCGATCCTGCTCATTTTGTTTACCATGCAACCAAAGGGAAAATGCAGAGCTATCTTGAAAAATACGACCTAGAAATGCCTGTTTTATGTGCTGATACGGTCGTAACTGCCAATGGACAAATCCTTCGCAAAGCCAAAGATAGAGCCGATGCTAAACGCATTTTAGAAGCGCAAAGTGGCAATACCGTGAGCATTCTTAGTTGTATGATTTATAAATCTAAAACGATTGAACTCATTGATCTCTCAACAACCGATTATCTTTTCTTACCCTTTGATACCAAAGCTCTTCATGATTATTTACAGAGTGATGAATGGCAGGGGAAAGCGGGGGCGTGCATGGTGGAAGGATTTTGTAAATCTTATATTAAAGAAGTGGTAGGACTTGAAAGTACCGCTATGGGGCTGAGCGTTGAGAAGCTTCTGCCTTTTTTGACCTTTTAA
- a CDS encoding glycoside hydrolase family 17 protein: MNHTFKMILFYIAMFVSLGLFWFWMALPSSNLITLDPNVKLQCLSYAPFGKDESPMNIAKGFRPSTEQMDKDLAHLATITSCIRSYSSVGLEELPEIARKHGLKMWLGAWVSSDAALTRKEIDTTIRLAKENKDIIETVVVGNEALLRNDVSASQLVGYIQEVKQALPDMVITYADVWEFWNKHPEIAPAVDRVTIHILPYWEDKPISVDKALLHVKNIRELMQQKIPDKEIVIGETGWPSEGRMREGAYPSAVNQALFTRGFVKMAEENGWKYNFIEAFDQPWKRMSEGAVGGFWGLFDANRADKHILHGFVSNFPNALWLFIASCTLSLVGLIWLWGLPRCSCKKAPYWFATLFGGSVALTWQANAYWIVSRNNLEYAWAILCLSIAFLLWLKLVRFLIDEEIEMRGSMARFMSVITLSEPKSEMFWEDALHLLSVSVVLVMALALAFDGRYLNFELGTLGIIATVYAVVYFATERKELNGLMEKVSGLTLFICALVVLLHESARNDFALNWVVFVLVFGSTLWLSPSKLCGITKSFLILIVSALLLVAMKEGVYVNESWVDVCAADPMLPMCQFRALLGKVVYLNYVGLSGIVVAIFSVFSGSYVLGMIAIIMGLFCLLTFNGFLGALIVVLGWWIVGYRLNDQCTL; this comes from the coding sequence ATGAATCACACGTTTAAAATGATCCTTTTTTATATTGCGATGTTTGTGTCGCTGGGACTTTTTTGGTTTTGGATGGCGTTGCCTTCTTCGAACCTTATTACGTTAGACCCAAATGTTAAATTACAATGCCTCTCTTATGCCCCTTTTGGCAAAGATGAGTCGCCGATGAACATTGCCAAAGGGTTCAGGCCTTCAACGGAGCAGATGGACAAGGACTTGGCGCATTTGGCGACCATTACGAGTTGTATTCGCTCGTATTCGAGCGTTGGGCTAGAAGAACTACCTGAAATTGCACGTAAACATGGGCTTAAGATGTGGCTCGGCGCATGGGTGAGCAGTGATGCCGCTTTGACGCGCAAAGAGATCGACACTACGATTCGTTTAGCCAAAGAGAACAAAGACATCATCGAAACGGTTGTGGTGGGAAATGAAGCGCTTTTACGTAACGATGTGAGTGCTTCTCAATTGGTGGGATACATCCAAGAGGTGAAACAAGCGCTTCCTGATATGGTCATCACGTATGCAGATGTATGGGAGTTTTGGAACAAACATCCTGAGATCGCTCCAGCGGTGGATCGGGTGACGATTCACATCTTGCCATACTGGGAAGACAAGCCCATCAGTGTGGACAAAGCGCTTTTACATGTAAAGAATATTCGCGAGTTGATGCAACAAAAAATACCTGACAAAGAGATCGTCATCGGGGAGACGGGTTGGCCGAGCGAAGGGCGTATGAGAGAAGGTGCATACCCCAGTGCTGTGAACCAAGCGCTCTTCACGCGTGGTTTTGTCAAAATGGCAGAAGAAAATGGCTGGAAGTACAATTTTATAGAGGCGTTTGACCAGCCGTGGAAACGCATGAGTGAAGGTGCAGTAGGTGGTTTTTGGGGTCTGTTTGATGCCAATCGCGCCGATAAACACATCTTACATGGGTTTGTTTCCAACTTTCCCAATGCCCTTTGGCTTTTCATCGCTAGTTGTACACTCAGTCTGGTTGGGCTGATTTGGCTTTGGGGATTGCCACGATGTTCATGCAAAAAAGCGCCGTACTGGTTTGCGACTCTCTTTGGTGGTTCAGTAGCACTTACATGGCAAGCCAATGCTTACTGGATCGTTTCGCGGAACAATCTTGAATACGCATGGGCGATTTTGTGCCTGAGTATCGCTTTTTTATTGTGGTTGAAACTGGTGCGTTTTCTCATTGATGAAGAGATAGAAATGCGTGGTTCTATGGCACGATTTATGAGTGTTATAACGCTGAGTGAACCCAAAAGTGAAATGTTCTGGGAAGATGCCTTACACCTTTTAAGCGTGAGTGTTGTGCTCGTTATGGCACTTGCTTTAGCGTTTGATGGAAGGTATCTGAACTTTGAACTTGGAACGCTGGGTATCATCGCTACGGTTTATGCGGTGGTCTATTTCGCTACAGAACGCAAAGAGCTGAATGGCTTGATGGAAAAGGTCAGTGGTTTGACGCTTTTTATCTGTGCTTTGGTGGTTTTACTGCATGAAAGTGCACGGAATGATTTTGCGCTGAATTGGGTTGTTTTTGTACTAGTTTTTGGTTCGACTTTATGGCTTTCTCCATCTAAATTGTGTGGCATTACCAAGTCTTTTTTGATCTTAATTGTCAGTGCACTCCTTTTGGTGGCGATGAAAGAGGGTGTCTATGTCAATGAGTCTTGGGTAGACGTGTGTGCGGCTGATCCGATGCTTCCTATGTGCCAATTTAGAGCGCTTTTAGGTAAAGTGGTTTATCTCAATTACGTAGGACTTTCAGGCATTGTCGTTGCCATCTTTAGTGTGTTCTCTGGCAGTTATGTGCTAGGGATGATTGCGATCATCATGGGGCTTTTTTGTCTTTTGACGTTCAATGGCTTCTTGGGAGCCCTCATTGTTGTTCTGGGTTGGTGGATTGTAGGGTATCGTTTAAATGATCAGTGCACATTATAG
- a CDS encoding DegT/DnrJ/EryC1/StrS family aminotransferase: MQIPFIDLKTQYETYKEEINKEVLNVLSSTQFIMGPQVTKLEENLAKYTGAKYAFACSSGTDSLLLALMAIDVQPGDEIITTPFTFIATAETIALLKAKPVFVDIDEATYNIDPKLIEAKITPKTKAIMPVSLYGQTADMDAINAIAKKHNLVVIEDACQSFGAEYKGKKSCNLSTIGCTSFFPSKPLGCYGDGGAVFCNDDALGAKLKSLLNHGQGKRYEHKYIGINGRLDALQAAILNVKMNHFEAECKKRIEVGSRYSKLLEGANVITPTIMSDRNSMYAQYSIRVKNREAMIQKLNDAGVPTAVHYPIPLHLQEALSYLGYKKGDFPISEQIGTEIMSLPMSPFLTESQQDFIVNAIKA; encoded by the coding sequence ATGCAAATTCCTTTTATCGACCTCAAAACGCAATATGAAACCTACAAAGAAGAGATCAACAAAGAAGTTTTAAATGTTTTAAGTTCTACCCAATTTATTATGGGACCACAAGTGACAAAACTTGAGGAGAACCTTGCAAAATACACAGGTGCGAAGTATGCCTTTGCCTGTTCAAGTGGAACGGATTCACTTTTATTGGCACTCATGGCAATTGATGTCCAACCTGGTGATGAAATCATCACGACGCCATTTACATTTATCGCAACAGCAGAGACAATCGCTCTTTTAAAAGCAAAACCCGTTTTTGTGGACATTGATGAAGCAACGTATAACATTGATCCAAAACTCATTGAAGCAAAAATTACACCTAAAACAAAAGCCATTATGCCCGTATCACTTTACGGACAAACCGCTGATATGGATGCCATTAACGCTATCGCAAAAAAACATAATTTAGTCGTTATTGAAGATGCGTGCCAAAGTTTTGGAGCAGAGTATAAAGGCAAAAAATCATGCAACCTTTCCACCATCGGATGTACAAGCTTTTTCCCATCCAAACCGCTTGGCTGTTATGGTGATGGTGGTGCCGTTTTCTGTAATGATGACGCGCTTGGTGCAAAACTTAAATCACTACTGAACCATGGACAAGGCAAACGCTACGAGCACAAATATATTGGTATCAATGGTAGACTTGACGCACTTCAAGCAGCTATCCTCAATGTCAAAATGAACCATTTTGAAGCAGAATGTAAAAAACGTATCGAAGTGGGTAGCCGTTACAGTAAATTGCTTGAGGGTGCCAATGTCATTACGCCAACCATTATGAGTGATCGAAATTCGATGTACGCACAATATTCTATCCGCGTAAAAAATCGTGAAGCGATGATCCAAAAATTAAATGATGCGGGCGTTCCAACAGCGGTTCACTACCCTATTCCCCTTCACCTCCAAGAAGCACTAAGCTACCTAGGCTATAAAAAAGGTGACTTCCCAATCAGTGAACAAATCGGTACTGAAATCATGAGTCTTCCAATGAGTCCATTTTTAACAGAATCTCAACAAGATTTTATTGTCAACGCAATTAAGGCATAA